The Leadbettera azotonutricia ZAS-9 genome has a window encoding:
- the hydE gene encoding [FeFe] hydrogenase H-cluster radical SAM maturase HydE, with protein sequence MYSDAELLHFITTEDPAEMEELFSAAREIRAGHYGKDVYFRGLIEFTNYCKNDCFYCGIRGSNKNVKRYRLSAEEILNCCRMGDLLGYKTFVLQGGEDPYFTDDRIVEIVQLIRKEYPDHAITLSIGEKSRQSYEAYFEAGANRYLLRHETANDDHYKKMHPEAMKLSERKECLYILKEIGYQVGAGFMVGSPFQTPECLLEDLRFLEDLKPHMAGIGPFIPQADTPFAHFRQGSLNQTLRMVALTRLLLPDALIPATTALGTIDPKGREKGLLSGANVVMPNLSPKAVRKLYALYDNKICTGDEAAECRLCMEGRIRGYGFEPKMVRGDHPSLQLVAMS encoded by the coding sequence ATGTATAGTGATGCCGAGCTGCTTCATTTTATTACTACCGAAGATCCCGCCGAGATGGAGGAACTTTTTTCTGCGGCCCGGGAAATCCGCGCCGGACATTACGGAAAGGATGTGTATTTTCGGGGCCTCATCGAATTTACCAATTATTGCAAAAACGATTGCTTTTACTGCGGCATCAGGGGAAGCAACAAAAATGTTAAACGCTACAGGCTTAGCGCGGAAGAAATACTGAATTGCTGCCGTATGGGGGACCTGCTGGGTTATAAAACTTTTGTGCTCCAGGGCGGGGAAGATCCGTATTTTACCGATGACCGTATTGTAGAAATTGTGCAACTTATACGGAAAGAATATCCCGATCATGCCATTACCCTCTCCATTGGAGAAAAAAGCCGACAAAGTTACGAAGCCTATTTCGAGGCGGGCGCAAACCGCTATCTCCTGCGCCATGAGACCGCCAACGATGATCATTATAAAAAAATGCATCCAGAGGCCATGAAGCTTTCGGAACGGAAAGAATGTCTTTATATATTGAAAGAAATCGGCTATCAGGTTGGGGCGGGCTTTATGGTCGGAAGCCCCTTTCAGACCCCCGAATGTCTTTTGGAGGATCTCCGCTTCCTTGAGGATCTGAAACCTCACATGGCGGGCATTGGCCCCTTTATCCCCCAGGCTGATACGCCCTTTGCTCATTTCCGGCAAGGCTCGCTTAACCAAACCCTGCGTATGGTTGCACTGACGCGGCTGCTCTTGCCCGATGCCCTGATTCCGGCTACCACTGCTTTGGGTACCATCGATCCCAAGGGTAGGGAAAAGGGGCTTCTCTCAGGTGCGAATGTGGTGATGCCGAATCTTTCGCCCAAAGCGGTACGCAAGCTTTATGCCCTGTACGACAACAAAATTTGCACTGGCGACGAAGCTGCCGAATGTCGCCTCTGCATGGAGGGGCGCATACGGGGTTATGGTTTTGAACCCAAGATGGTCAGGGGAGATCACCCGAGCTTACAGCTTGTTGCTATGAGCTGA